A portion of the Corynebacterium rouxii genome contains these proteins:
- a CDS encoding PIN domain-containing protein, with protein MTGFTVIYDANVLYPSILRDVLIRLAGTGIYHARWTEEILDEVFRNLRAHRPDIDPKKLDRTRYLMCKAVDDCLVTDYEGLIPQLSLPDKDDRHVLAAAIRTGAQVIVTENKKDFPAVVLDKYGIEAQSSDEFLCNQIDLFGPSVHQTITYTAAAFRMPPRTIDDVLDALAKSGAPVAASLLRR; from the coding sequence ATGACCGGATTTACCGTGATCTACGATGCGAATGTACTTTATCCCAGCATTTTGCGTGATGTTCTTATTCGCCTCGCTGGGACTGGTATTTATCATGCTCGTTGGACGGAGGAGATCCTTGACGAGGTATTTCGTAATCTTCGGGCACATCGTCCGGATATTGACCCGAAAAAATTAGATCGGACGCGCTATTTAATGTGTAAGGCAGTGGATGACTGTCTTGTCACTGATTACGAAGGGCTCATTCCACAATTGTCGCTTCCAGACAAAGATGATCGTCATGTTTTAGCTGCAGCGATTAGGACGGGGGCTCAAGTGATTGTTACGGAAAACAAGAAGGATTTTCCTGCCGTTGTTTTAGATAAATACGGAATTGAGGCGCAAAGCTCCGACGAGTTTCTTTGCAACCAGATAGATTTATTTGGACCTAGCGTTCATCAAACAATCACGTATACGGCTGCTGCTTTCAGAATGCCTCCAAGAACAATTGATGATGTACTTGACGCATTAGCGAAATCAGGTGCGCCAGTTGCTGCTAGTCTACTTCGTCGTTAG
- a CDS encoding DUF5129 domain-containing protein — protein MTDQSAIKPSVGTIVTSTALATLLAGGVAAGAVAMTIPNPQRENYIVSNQEQYLPSHSVAVEIHDRDGVLNAEDQRRLLSNTDNIEVAQVVKQVHYIVFRTNDENVNDTVENYLRDQRPDLIGKDYFTDGVLIVGVGLDPRQAFIFAGNDVADAFDLRESAHLEQSLDAIKPGVRDGNIPAGLSNGLRTAVDVHALEEQQYNSAVDERMTALVGGGLGAASGGFGIAGIVGIMRRRKSRIVAQARDNMDVVSREYGELAQRLDAIDIRAHSLSSPLVDATLRNQWADVRDRFLRIHDSVDTLGNLATDSDYYSKSHEISTARETAEQISYAESNIDTLFRLENGDAVIRVREADALYKDMLEALGEIKISALSREVERLKDELLALKATPESPQFLDRYATILTSYQTVLEQVRKQQFSDVKESTATTLAAPAIYESGYRPGYGMNNFVPFWIMSTWHTDNIAAQEAASASSSSANTSFSSGFSGAGGSSSF, from the coding sequence ATGACCGATCAATCCGCGATTAAGCCGAGTGTTGGCACCATTGTGACTTCTACTGCGCTAGCAACATTGCTCGCTGGTGGTGTGGCAGCAGGTGCTGTGGCTATGACGATTCCTAACCCACAGCGTGAAAATTACATTGTGAGCAATCAAGAGCAGTATCTCCCTTCGCATAGTGTTGCTGTGGAGATCCATGATCGCGATGGTGTGCTCAACGCCGAGGACCAGCGGCGGTTGTTGAGCAATACCGACAACATTGAGGTCGCCCAGGTAGTTAAGCAGGTGCACTACATTGTGTTTCGTACCAATGATGAGAACGTGAATGACACAGTGGAAAATTATCTGCGCGATCAGCGTCCAGATTTGATCGGCAAGGATTATTTCACTGATGGGGTGCTCATTGTTGGCGTGGGCCTTGATCCTCGCCAGGCGTTTATTTTTGCTGGTAATGATGTTGCGGATGCTTTTGATCTGCGTGAAAGTGCGCATCTGGAGCAGTCTTTGGATGCGATCAAACCGGGTGTGAGAGACGGCAATATTCCTGCGGGCTTGAGCAATGGTTTGCGCACCGCGGTTGATGTTCATGCTCTCGAAGAGCAGCAGTACAATTCTGCCGTCGATGAGCGGATGACGGCGCTGGTAGGCGGTGGTCTTGGGGCTGCCAGCGGCGGGTTTGGTATCGCGGGCATTGTGGGTATTATGCGCCGGCGAAAGTCGCGGATTGTGGCGCAGGCTCGTGACAACATGGATGTGGTGTCGCGGGAGTACGGCGAGTTGGCGCAGCGTCTCGACGCCATCGATATTCGTGCGCATTCGCTGAGCTCCCCGCTTGTCGACGCCACCCTGCGCAACCAGTGGGCTGATGTGCGTGATCGTTTCCTGCGTATTCACGACAGCGTGGATACCTTGGGCAACTTGGCGACCGATTCGGACTATTACTCTAAGTCGCATGAGATCTCGACGGCACGGGAAACCGCCGAGCAGATCAGCTATGCCGAGAGCAACATCGATACCCTTTTCCGCCTAGAAAACGGGGATGCGGTGATCAGAGTCCGCGAAGCCGACGCGTTGTATAAGGACATGTTGGAAGCCCTTGGGGAAATTAAGATCTCGGCGTTAAGCCGCGAGGTGGAACGGCTGAAAGACGAACTGCTTGCGTTGAAAGCAACACCGGAGTCCCCGCAGTTCCTTGACCGCTACGCTACAATCCTGACGTCCTACCAGACGGTATTGGAGCAGGTGCGCAAGCAGCAGTTCTCTGATGTTAAGGAGTCCACAGCCACTACGTTGGCGGCACCAGCTATCTACGAGTCCGGCTACCGCCCAGGCTATGGCATGAACAACTTTGTGCCATTTTGGATCATGTCTACCTGGCACACCGACAACATTGCAGCCCAAGAGGCTGCAAGCGCAAGCTCCTCGAGCGCTAACACCTCGTTTAGCTCTGGGTTTAGTGGAGCAGGTGGATCGTCGAGCTTCTAA
- a CDS encoding VanW family protein, giving the protein MCTKLGQVSSKKVAKFSAGVILGLGVLGGIAYGADYVTSQGEVPRGTTVGGIAIGGMTREDAISTLQKQLKLTDQVTVTAGERTATFSPEAAGLSVDWNETIRAAGKQSANPFTRLSSFFTTHEVEIVSERDDSKLIPELERVQKELSPAPADAAIRLTDGKVEVIPAVNGQELDKKELDKAVVSSWLHPEGVSVDPKVTKPRIGESAVEEARPAAEAAVSSPIVAHGRDKIDGVIEPTRMGEVVTFEPDGKKFRVAVNTDAARAILNETLNVTEVQRRNADIQFLGSAKTVIPHKDGVRIEWDKTLEHFDKRVTGKDGRTFDVAYTDEPATFTTEQAESATFDQVVGEFTTGGYSQASGINIARVAQMVNGAIVAPGDTFSLNGYTGPRGTAQGFVESGIILNGHSDKAVGGGISQFATTLYNAAYFAGMEDVAHTAHSYYISRYPAGREATVFEGAIDLQFKNTSPYPVRIVTSAGGGSVTVQLTGVKTVNVESINGGRWNYTPPRPITLSGPDCAASSGAQGFTTSDTRIIRSLSGSEISRETKTTVYDPSPIVTCS; this is encoded by the coding sequence GTGTGCACTAAATTGGGTCAGGTGAGTTCTAAGAAAGTAGCCAAGTTTAGTGCGGGTGTGATCCTAGGGCTGGGAGTTCTCGGCGGTATCGCATACGGCGCTGACTACGTGACGTCGCAAGGCGAAGTGCCTCGTGGCACAACTGTGGGTGGCATCGCGATTGGTGGAATGACCAGAGAAGATGCCATCTCCACCCTGCAAAAGCAACTGAAATTGACCGATCAGGTCACCGTCACTGCTGGCGAGCGCACAGCTACTTTCTCCCCAGAGGCTGCAGGACTGAGCGTGGATTGGAACGAGACAATCCGCGCTGCCGGTAAGCAATCCGCCAACCCCTTTACCCGTCTGAGCAGCTTCTTTACTACTCATGAGGTAGAGATTGTCTCCGAGCGCGATGATTCTAAGCTCATCCCTGAGCTAGAGCGCGTACAAAAAGAGCTCAGCCCAGCACCCGCCGATGCCGCTATTCGTCTTACCGACGGAAAAGTGGAAGTCATTCCAGCTGTTAACGGCCAAGAGCTGGATAAAAAAGAGCTAGATAAGGCTGTTGTCTCCTCGTGGCTACACCCTGAGGGAGTAAGCGTTGACCCGAAGGTGACTAAGCCACGTATCGGTGAGTCCGCTGTTGAAGAGGCACGCCCTGCGGCAGAAGCCGCGGTGAGCAGTCCCATCGTGGCGCATGGCCGCGACAAAATCGATGGTGTTATTGAGCCCACGCGCATGGGCGAGGTAGTCACCTTTGAACCCGATGGTAAGAAGTTCCGCGTCGCCGTGAACACCGATGCCGCACGTGCGATTCTCAATGAGACGCTCAATGTGACCGAGGTACAGCGGAGAAACGCCGACATCCAATTCTTAGGTTCGGCCAAGACCGTGATCCCGCACAAGGATGGTGTGCGAATCGAATGGGACAAGACGCTGGAGCACTTTGATAAGCGTGTGACCGGTAAAGACGGCCGCACCTTTGATGTGGCGTACACCGATGAGCCAGCAACCTTTACCACCGAGCAGGCAGAGTCTGCGACCTTTGACCAAGTAGTCGGCGAATTTACCACTGGAGGGTATTCTCAGGCATCCGGCATTAACATCGCACGCGTTGCCCAAATGGTCAACGGTGCCATCGTGGCCCCAGGCGATACGTTCTCCCTGAACGGTTACACGGGTCCGCGTGGAACCGCGCAGGGTTTTGTGGAGTCCGGCATTATTCTCAACGGACACTCGGACAAGGCCGTTGGCGGTGGCATTAGCCAGTTCGCTACCACTTTGTATAACGCCGCCTACTTCGCTGGTATGGAGGATGTTGCCCATACCGCGCACAGCTATTACATCTCGCGTTATCCTGCGGGACGTGAGGCAACCGTGTTTGAGGGTGCTATTGATCTGCAGTTTAAAAACACCTCACCGTATCCTGTTCGCATTGTCACCTCTGCCGGTGGCGGCTCGGTAACGGTGCAGCTCACTGGTGTGAAAACGGTGAATGTGGAGTCGATTAATGGTGGTCGTTGGAACTACACGCCACCGCGTCCGATCACGCTCTCTGGGCCGGATTGTGCCGCGTCTTCGGGTGCTCAGGGCTTTACCACCAGCGATACTCGTATTATTCGTTCGCTTTCTGGTTCGGAGATCTCTCGTGAGACAAAGACCACGGTGTATGACCCGTCACCTATCGTGACCTGTTCCTAA
- a CDS encoding PrsW family intramembrane metalloprotease — translation MISTVKNSALAWTLAVLSVTAAVVLLMRLLHTAVEIPVAAAASTGISLGFGLLFLCVIVALDRTKLHRMAGTKTMWAWAVVAGGLIGPLIAIYSNDKFDFEIIRVSDPETYRAWGDAVYGPLVEEWIKGVLALAVILLFRERIVRPTQAFFIGAFTGLGFQVTEDIWYAITSAYVDVNSDLSGGVALSLVRGLFGLISHWTYTGVVAAGLAYLLGVTFHSANGAPPRRGRAIVRAIGLCALAYLTHGLWNSPLTFGLPAVATTAAKLAISLTAFVIFYVWLMRHEKRTVVYAQPPKVTEA, via the coding sequence ATGATATCGACGGTGAAAAACTCTGCACTGGCTTGGACGCTCGCGGTGTTGAGCGTAACGGCGGCAGTGGTCTTGCTTATGCGACTTCTTCACACGGCTGTGGAGATCCCCGTGGCGGCGGCGGCGTCGACAGGCATTTCTTTGGGTTTTGGCCTGCTGTTTCTCTGCGTGATTGTGGCATTGGATCGCACGAAGCTGCACAGAATGGCCGGCACGAAGACCATGTGGGCTTGGGCTGTTGTGGCCGGTGGACTCATCGGCCCCTTGATTGCGATTTATTCCAACGATAAGTTCGACTTTGAGATCATTCGCGTCAGCGACCCGGAGACGTACCGCGCTTGGGGCGATGCGGTCTATGGTCCGCTGGTGGAAGAGTGGATCAAAGGTGTTCTCGCTTTGGCCGTGATCTTATTGTTCCGTGAGCGAATTGTGCGCCCGACCCAAGCGTTTTTCATCGGCGCTTTTACTGGTTTGGGTTTCCAAGTGACGGAGGATATTTGGTATGCCATTACCTCCGCCTATGTGGACGTCAATAGTGATCTTTCCGGTGGCGTGGCGTTGTCGCTGGTGCGTGGCCTGTTTGGCCTTATTTCGCACTGGACATATACCGGTGTTGTAGCGGCTGGTTTGGCATATCTTCTTGGCGTGACGTTCCATTCCGCAAACGGCGCTCCACCTCGTCGGGGCCGTGCGATTGTTCGTGCGATCGGTTTGTGTGCGCTCGCCTATTTGACCCATGGTCTGTGGAATTCCCCATTGACGTTTGGCTTGCCTGCAGTTGCGACCACTGCTGCTAAGTTGGCGATCTCGCTTACTGCGTTCGTGATTTTCTACGTGTGGTTAATGCGCCACGAGAAGCGCACGGTTGTCTATGCTCAGCCGCCGAAGGTAACAGAAGCCTAA
- a CDS encoding glycoside hydrolase family 3 N-terminal domain-containing protein, with protein MDNLRRVFTPASLILGTVVAASMLSSCSQDSSQQAAPSSTTSTTTASQSEQPSSATSSTPQAVALDPVQLRKDAASLMMVGVGNFDDALFAIQQGAGGIFIGSGTDPQILTTPGRDIAELHRIAGRPLSVAIDFEGGRVLRHRGILGDFPSPQVMAQTMTPEQVRGMAYDMGRSLFAHGINVNFAPVVDIEAGLEVVGDRAFSPDPLIDATYATAFAQGMSDAGVRPVLKHFPGHGRASGDSHTAQVHTPPLAELEKLDLIPYGKVPVAGAGVMVGHMIVPGLGAPETPSTINPAAYQLLRSGSYPGGQPFSGVIYTDDLTMGAVTSLMPTVQAVPAALAAGADQALWVSTAGLVEAIDATVTAVSEGRYPVEQFKASVARVAG; from the coding sequence ATGGATAACCTACGCCGCGTTTTCACACCCGCCTCGCTGATTCTTGGCACCGTTGTTGCCGCCAGCATGCTGAGCTCTTGCTCGCAGGACTCCTCGCAACAGGCTGCGCCAAGCTCTACTACCTCAACTACTACTGCGTCGCAGTCTGAGCAGCCCTCGTCGGCAACGTCGTCAACGCCGCAGGCTGTTGCCTTAGACCCAGTGCAGCTGCGCAAGGATGCCGCCAGCTTGATGATGGTGGGCGTGGGCAATTTCGACGATGCCCTCTTTGCTATCCAACAAGGTGCCGGCGGAATTTTTATCGGTTCGGGAACGGACCCCCAGATCTTGACCACCCCAGGTCGCGATATTGCGGAGCTGCATCGAATAGCGGGGCGTCCGCTGTCTGTGGCCATCGACTTTGAAGGTGGCCGCGTGCTACGTCACCGCGGGATCCTGGGCGATTTCCCATCCCCGCAGGTGATGGCGCAAACCATGACCCCAGAGCAGGTGCGCGGAATGGCCTATGACATGGGTCGTTCCTTGTTCGCACATGGTATTAATGTGAACTTTGCGCCGGTGGTCGATATTGAAGCCGGTCTTGAAGTGGTTGGGGATCGCGCATTTAGCCCCGATCCGCTTATCGACGCCACCTACGCCACCGCATTCGCCCAAGGAATGTCTGATGCCGGGGTGCGTCCCGTACTCAAGCACTTCCCAGGGCATGGGCGTGCTAGCGGCGACTCGCACACCGCACAGGTACACACCCCACCATTGGCTGAGCTAGAAAAGCTCGATCTGATCCCGTATGGCAAGGTGCCAGTCGCTGGTGCAGGCGTGATGGTAGGACACATGATTGTTCCGGGGTTGGGTGCTCCAGAAACTCCGTCGACGATCAATCCAGCTGCGTACCAGTTGTTGCGTTCCGGCTCGTATCCTGGTGGTCAACCTTTTAGTGGCGTGATTTACACCGATGATTTGACCATGGGTGCGGTTACCTCATTAATGCCCACTGTGCAGGCGGTACCAGCAGCTCTAGCAGCGGGTGCTGATCAGGCACTGTGGGTAAGTACTGCGGGCTTGGTCGAAGCCATTGATGCCACTGTTACTGCGGTATCAGAGGGGCGTTATCCGGTTGAACAGTTTAAGGCTTCAGTTGCGCGAGTCGCAGGCTAG
- a CDS encoding ATP-binding cassette domain-containing protein — protein MEFQGQTVPESLLCFKTLAGEIEPISDYVTLGKQPPGTLKNSTRIRLIDSPTFLPDLSIREHLHLMGMPKNPESFNAFAPWKLDEIYDHPPPSWLSNGQKQRAFLCGQLQSPAEFMLFDEPERHLNISWLNFTR, from the coding sequence ATGGAATTTCAGGGCCAAACGGTTCCGGAAAGCCTACTTTGCTTTAAAACCCTAGCTGGGGAAATTGAGCCAATCAGCGATTACGTGACTTTAGGAAAGCAACCTCCTGGGACTCTAAAGAACTCAACCAGAATACGACTAATAGATTCACCCACTTTTCTTCCAGATCTCTCCATCCGTGAGCATTTACATTTGATGGGAATGCCAAAAAATCCAGAATCATTTAATGCTTTTGCCCCTTGGAAACTCGACGAGATCTACGACCATCCCCCCCCTTCTTGGCTGTCCAACGGGCAGAAGCAACGAGCGTTTTTATGTGGCCAATTGCAATCACCAGCTGAATTTATGCTATTCGACGAGCCAGAACGTCATCTTAATATTTCTTGGCTTAATTTTACGCGATAG
- a CDS encoding YwiC-like family protein: MPHSTSTRLVIPNQHGAWAMLITPAALGCIKAWGHISVAVLVPVVVAWFSGYCAFFAFGMWVKARRNAHRRAYYTRSLLVYGGISVVMCAVALSVDPSLIRWALYFAPLVGVAVYETYNKRPRSVLSGAATTVASALLYAVLIGGLNIATGFLMLYFTGTIMVVKSLIRERSNTRFWYASLWYHVLAIVAMGVVIYANTTGHLGGETLGGVFIWLSLVTLLVALVRAWALPFVQRRGLRVWKAKDIGVLEMMVLVLACAAILG; the protein is encoded by the coding sequence ATGCCACATTCGACGTCGACACGCTTGGTCATCCCTAATCAACATGGCGCTTGGGCCATGCTTATTACCCCAGCGGCCCTTGGCTGCATTAAAGCATGGGGGCATATCTCGGTGGCCGTGCTGGTGCCGGTCGTTGTGGCTTGGTTCAGCGGTTACTGCGCGTTCTTTGCGTTCGGTATGTGGGTAAAGGCGCGTCGAAACGCTCATCGACGCGCCTATTACACCCGTTCCCTGCTGGTCTACGGTGGTATTTCTGTGGTGATGTGCGCGGTGGCGTTAAGCGTCGACCCCTCGCTAATCCGCTGGGCACTCTACTTCGCACCCTTGGTGGGTGTTGCTGTGTACGAGACGTATAACAAGCGCCCGCGTTCCGTTCTGTCGGGGGCGGCGACCACGGTGGCGTCGGCACTGCTTTACGCGGTGCTTATCGGCGGATTAAATATCGCCACTGGTTTTCTGATGCTGTATTTCACCGGCACCATCATGGTGGTCAAGTCGTTGATTCGGGAACGCTCCAACACAAGGTTTTGGTATGCATCCTTGTGGTATCACGTTCTGGCTATCGTCGCCATGGGGGTGGTGATATACGCCAATACAACCGGACATCTAGGCGGTGAAACCCTCGGTGGTGTTTTTATCTGGTTATCGCTTGTGACTTTGCTGGTTGCACTGGTACGCGCGTGGGCGTTGCCCTTTGTGCAGCGTCGTGGGCTGCGAGTGTGGAAGGCAAAAGATATTGGTGTGCTGGAAATGATGGTGCTTGTGCTCGCCTGCGCAGCTATCCTTGGCTAG
- a CDS encoding helix-turn-helix domain-containing protein yields the protein MSKRTFNSPVESASAAREALQRLNTVLSKVPEKENIEVAVEGNDDVILLPRDVAIVLREVLANSSAGRSVGVIPMHAELTTQQAADLLNVSRPHIVKLMDEGVLPGHKVGTHRRIYAADVHRYQHERDIERRQAADDLALITDELGLYE from the coding sequence ATGTCTAAGCGAACGTTCAACTCACCTGTCGAATCTGCATCTGCTGCAAGGGAAGCATTGCAGCGGCTTAATACTGTCTTGAGTAAAGTGCCCGAGAAGGAAAATATTGAGGTTGCTGTAGAAGGAAATGATGATGTGATTCTTTTGCCTCGTGATGTTGCGATTGTGCTCCGTGAGGTCTTAGCTAACTCATCGGCAGGTAGATCTGTTGGGGTTATCCCTATGCATGCCGAGCTCACTACCCAACAAGCCGCGGACTTACTTAATGTTTCCCGTCCGCATATCGTCAAGTTGATGGACGAGGGAGTTTTGCCTGGGCATAAGGTAGGCACACATCGCCGTATATATGCCGCCGATGTGCACCGCTATCAGCATGAACGGGACATTGAACGACGTCAGGCAGCTGATGATCTTGCCTTGATTACGGATGAGTTGGGTTTATACGAATGA
- the metE gene encoding 5-methyltetrahydropteroyltriglutamate--homocysteine S-methyltransferase, producing the protein MTNSPIFHSTVTGVPRIGPNRELKKTLEAYWKTGSADDAQKLSDTAYTLNADITERILSEGLDQAPTVGRSFYDAVLDTSALLGVLPQRFSDIPDHEGPLPRHSDTAFATARGTASQPASAMTKWFDTNYHYIVPELAANTTFRLNATDLLNDLAATPQSRPVFVGPFTYLALSRTSDGSQALDHLEAVAQQYAVLLDALKQRGIACVQFDEPALVTNVDPGLLPRVRAVYQELVSHGVPLIVTTYFGDATVCVETLSGIGLAGFGVDLVTSPGALPAWTGEETLVAGIVDGRNVWRTNLDQALGTLQKLSERGPVAVSTSCSLLHVPYTIAGEDLAISDWLAFGWEKIHEVGVLARALRGESTEADLADFAASRAAAADRAASPLIHNPHVQQALREVTEADRHREAADLRKKVQAETLNLPPLPTTTIGSFPQTPQIRQARAQLRRGDISAQQYHDAMVDEVKLVIAKQEELGLDVLVHGEPERNDMVQYFSEQLAGYAATHNGWVQSYGSRCVRPPIIFGDVSRPAPMTVDWYTTAAGLTDKHVKGMLTGPITMLAWSFVRDDQPLGTTADQVALALRAEIADLVAAGAQIIQVDEPAIRELLPLRVEQQPAYLKWAVGAFRLATSGVAPEVQIHTHMCYSEFNELIDTVADLDADVTSIEAARNGMQVLAALKEEGYELGVGPGVWDIHSPRVPAQQEVDELLASALTSVDPHLLWVNPDCGLKTRGWPETLASLQVLVSAAIKARAQLV; encoded by the coding sequence ATGACGAATTCACCGATCTTCCATTCCACCGTCACCGGCGTGCCACGCATTGGCCCGAACCGCGAATTGAAAAAGACCCTTGAGGCTTATTGGAAAACGGGCAGCGCTGATGATGCTCAAAAATTATCCGATACCGCCTACACTCTCAACGCGGACATCACAGAGCGGATCCTCAGCGAAGGCCTCGACCAAGCGCCCACGGTAGGCCGTAGTTTTTATGACGCGGTGCTTGACACCTCAGCGCTGTTGGGTGTGCTACCTCAGCGTTTTAGCGATATCCCCGACCATGAGGGCCCGCTACCGCGCCACAGCGACACGGCTTTTGCTACCGCCCGTGGTACCGCTTCCCAGCCGGCCTCGGCAATGACCAAGTGGTTTGATACCAACTACCACTACATTGTTCCGGAACTAGCTGCGAACACCACGTTTAGGCTCAACGCCACCGATCTTCTTAACGACCTCGCCGCAACCCCTCAAAGCCGGCCCGTATTTGTCGGCCCTTTTACTTACCTCGCGTTGTCGCGTACCTCGGATGGCTCCCAGGCGCTTGATCACTTAGAGGCTGTGGCGCAGCAATACGCGGTGCTTCTCGACGCCCTCAAGCAGCGCGGTATCGCCTGCGTGCAGTTCGATGAACCGGCGCTCGTCACCAATGTCGATCCTGGCCTACTGCCCCGAGTACGCGCGGTGTACCAAGAATTAGTCAGCCACGGCGTCCCCCTAATCGTCACCACGTACTTCGGGGACGCTACGGTGTGCGTCGAAACGCTCAGCGGCATTGGACTTGCCGGATTCGGCGTTGATCTCGTTACCTCTCCTGGGGCACTACCTGCATGGACCGGCGAAGAAACCCTCGTTGCCGGCATTGTCGACGGCCGCAACGTGTGGCGTACCAACCTCGACCAAGCGCTCGGCACCCTCCAAAAGCTGAGCGAGCGCGGCCCCGTTGCGGTAAGCACCAGCTGCTCCCTGCTGCACGTCCCCTACACCATCGCCGGCGAAGACCTCGCCATCTCCGATTGGCTCGCCTTTGGCTGGGAAAAAATCCATGAGGTTGGTGTGCTCGCCCGTGCGCTGCGCGGCGAATCCACCGAAGCCGACCTCGCGGACTTTGCGGCTTCCCGCGCTGCCGCCGCTGACCGCGCCGCCTCGCCACTGATCCACAACCCACACGTGCAACAAGCACTGCGTGAGGTCACCGAAGCCGACCGCCACCGCGAAGCAGCTGACCTCCGCAAGAAAGTGCAGGCAGAAACACTAAACCTACCGCCGCTTCCCACCACAACCATCGGATCGTTCCCGCAAACCCCGCAGATTCGCCAAGCACGCGCCCAGCTGCGCCGCGGAGATATCTCCGCCCAGCAGTACCACGACGCCATGGTCGATGAGGTCAAGCTGGTGATCGCCAAGCAAGAAGAGCTCGGCCTCGACGTCCTCGTCCACGGCGAACCAGAGCGCAACGACATGGTCCAGTACTTCTCCGAGCAGCTCGCAGGCTACGCCGCCACCCACAACGGCTGGGTGCAATCATATGGTTCCCGCTGTGTGCGCCCACCGATCATCTTCGGTGATGTGTCCCGACCAGCACCGATGACCGTCGACTGGTACACCACCGCCGCCGGATTAACCGACAAGCACGTCAAAGGCATGCTCACTGGCCCTATCACCATGCTCGCGTGGTCCTTCGTCCGCGACGACCAACCGCTGGGCACCACCGCCGACCAAGTGGCCCTCGCACTGCGAGCAGAAATCGCCGACCTCGTCGCCGCAGGCGCACAGATCATCCAAGTAGACGAGCCTGCCATCCGCGAGCTCCTCCCCTTGCGCGTCGAGCAACAGCCGGCCTACCTCAAGTGGGCGGTTGGGGCATTCCGTCTGGCCACCTCTGGGGTTGCGCCGGAGGTACAGATCCATACCCACATGTGTTACTCGGAGTTCAACGAGCTCATCGACACGGTTGCAGACCTCGACGCAGATGTCACCTCTATTGAAGCTGCCCGCAACGGAATGCAGGTGCTCGCAGCGCTGAAGGAGGAGGGCTACGAGTTGGGTGTCGGCCCAGGTGTGTGGGATATCCATTCCCCACGCGTGCCCGCCCAGCAGGAAGTCGACGAACTGCTGGCCAGCGCGCTAACCTCCGTAGATCCTCACCTGTTATGGGTCAACCCCGACTGTGGTTTGAAAACTCGTGGGTGGCCGGAAACCCTAGCCAGCCTGCAGGTATTGGTTTCCGCTGCCATTAAGGCCCGCGCCCAACTGGTCTAG
- a CDS encoding DUF2613 domain-containing protein — protein sequence MAFDSDSLNRRTLGPAVASAVLGIALGVVAVIGASMLDSSPQGTHVSSDDALLGDPEYGSRN from the coding sequence ATGGCCTTTGATTCCGATTCCTTGAACCGACGCACCCTTGGACCGGCAGTTGCCAGCGCTGTTTTAGGGATCGCACTCGGCGTTGTTGCCGTAATCGGCGCGTCCATGTTGGACTCCTCACCACAAGGAACACATGTCAGCTCTGACGATGCTCTTCTAGGCGACCCAGAATACGGGTCCCGCAACTAA